The genomic window GTTAAATTTCAGAATTATATTTCCTCTTGCCTGGATTAACATATTGCACATTTGTTTTGTTCCTCTTGCAGATGATTGATGACCAGGATCTCGGGTTCATTGCCAATTTTCTTGGCATATTCATTTTCGGCTtggtaattgcttaccattatgtGATGGCTGACCCAAAATATGAAGGCAACTGAGATATGTTAGGTGTTTTCTAACAGACAGAAGATAGTTTTTACTCTTTCATGAGATTTCAAATGATTCATATATTTGGTCATTTAGTTATTGTTTATGTGTAATGTTGCTTCTTTCTGACTATAAATCAAATGAAATACCACCAAGAGTTTGTCCTttactatttatttttttttctgaaagttAGATAGTCATTAAAAGAGCTTAGCAATCCTTACATCAAAAGCCATCGAATGTTGGGATAACAGGTTCTTCCCtaacattagatttatctacttccaAAGCTTGAACAATACTAGACGGAGGGTTATTTACCCAATTAAGAACAATTCCTAAAAGCTTAAGCTTCCTTAGCTAGAACATGAGCCACATTGTTTGCCGGTGTATCAACAAAGAAAAATCGAAAAAGTTTGAACAAAAACTAATTTCTTCCTCCATAATAGTTTGATTAGCTGTTTGTAGAAGCCCCGGTGCTTCTGTTTCTTCTGGAGATGATGCTGAGATGAGTCTTGCTCTTCCATATTCAAAGTTACCGGCATCAGTTTTGAGAATTAAGGAAAAATCTGCTGGTGCAATTTCTGAGATCCAAGCTGCATCTAAATAAATTTTACTTTGAAGACTCATGGGAGTCTTCCAAGTTGCTGTTGTTTTTCCAGAAAGATTGACCAATTTGTTTGTGGCATTATGTTTCTATTTATGTCAGAAGTTTAAGTGTCCATGTATTTCTAATGCTAGCTGTAAATAAGATTGTTGCTTCTTTCCAAATGTTCTgttacatttttctttccatataaaccaaatATTTGTTATTAAAATTTCTATAGGCAAGATTGGGTTAGCCTTTTCTATCCAATCCTTACAGATATCTAAAAATGTGGTTGAAATACTAAAGTTTAACTCTACTGGAAATGGACCTATAGCCCATACTGATTTTGCATATTGACAGTGGAAGAATAGATGTTCTATGGATTCTTTTTCCTCACAACCAAAGGTACACTTAGGTGAGAGATCTTTCATAAATCTGGATAACTTGAAGTTTGTAGAGACTGCATTCTGAAGGAACTTCCATGtgaatttttttattctttgagACAGATCAAAAGCCCATACACCTTTCCAAAAAGAGTTTGATAGACCTAAGTTATAATTGTTAATTGTTAATAAACCTTTTAATTTTGAGTACATGGATTTAACTGTGAAATTACCCGATGTTGTTAGAAGCCATCTAAGTTTATCTGGTTTGGTCTCTAAATACCTTCCTAAAGCTATTCTAATCCCACAAACTTGCCTTGCAATAGAACTTGGGAATCTAGAGTGAATTAAAATTTCATTCTACTTTTTAGTGATTGGATCAATAAGGTCCACCACAAGTGTTAAGTGGGAATTAGTTGCATTCCTGAATTGGCTCAGGTTTCCAACTAAGTTATCCTCCCATATATTTATGCTTTGTCAATTCCCAACTTCCCATATACTATTTTGTTCAACTAG from Papaver somniferum cultivar HN1 unplaced genomic scaffold, ASM357369v1 unplaced-scaffold_19, whole genome shotgun sequence includes these protein-coding regions:
- the LOC113338993 gene encoding dolichyl-diphosphooligosaccharide--protein glycosyltransferase subunit 4A-like; this encodes MIDDQDLGFIANFLGIFIFGLVIAYHYVMADPKYEGN